One genomic window of Sporosarcina ureae includes the following:
- a CDS encoding VUT family protein, whose product MRITIYLLSIILANVITARFAPLELGPLIIPYGTLFIGLTLVMRDMVQNRFGRRQTYILIAVALLLSAVTSHLLGDQLWIVFASTLSFIVSETADTEIYTRFKLPFVKRVLFSGVVAGFLDSSLFVIIGIGPLGLNFVPWELVPYAILGQWIAKVLMQLIVAGGIRQVVIKLNIYEPNISEAH is encoded by the coding sequence ATCCGAATTACGATTTATTTACTATCTATCATTCTTGCCAATGTAATTACAGCACGATTTGCTCCACTTGAACTTGGTCCATTAATTATCCCCTACGGTACTTTGTTCATTGGATTAACACTTGTCATGAGAGATATGGTCCAAAACCGATTCGGAAGACGTCAAACATACATATTGATTGCAGTCGCACTCTTATTATCCGCTGTTACCAGTCATTTATTAGGAGATCAATTATGGATCGTCTTTGCAAGTACGCTTAGTTTTATTGTTTCAGAAACAGCAGATACTGAAATTTATACCCGCTTTAAATTACCTTTTGTAAAAAGAGTACTGTTCTCGGGTGTGGTAGCTGGCTTTTTAGACTCAAGTTTATTTGTAATTATTGGAATTGGTCCACTAGGGCTTAACTTCGTCCCATGGGAGTTAGTTCCATATGCAATACTCGGACAATGGATAGCGAAAGTGTTGATGCAGTTAATCGTTGCCGGCGGGATTAGACAAGTTGTGATTAAGTTAAATATATATGAACCAAATATTTCAGAAGCACATTAA
- the queC gene encoding 7-cyano-7-deazaguanine synthase QueC, with translation MSKAVVVFSGGQDSTTCLLWAMEEFDEVETVTFLYGQRHKLEVDCATKIAKDLGVKQKIIQMDVLNQLTSNALTRDGMQIEVEEGSVPNTFVEGRNHIFLSFAAIYAKTVGAKAIITGVSETDFSGYPDCRDEFIRSLNTTLNLAMDYPFDLITPLMWKDKAEVWAMADQMGRLKYIRENTLTCYNGVIADGCKECPACQLRNDGLAKYLQGQHVS, from the coding sequence GTGAGTAAAGCAGTTGTAGTATTTAGTGGCGGACAAGATTCTACCACTTGCCTGTTATGGGCAATGGAAGAATTCGACGAAGTAGAAACCGTCACATTTTTGTATGGGCAAAGACATAAGTTAGAAGTTGATTGCGCTACAAAAATCGCGAAAGACTTAGGTGTTAAACAAAAGATCATTCAAATGGACGTTCTCAATCAGTTAACTTCGAACGCATTGACCCGAGATGGTATGCAAATTGAAGTAGAAGAAGGAAGTGTACCCAATACATTTGTAGAGGGACGGAATCACATATTTCTTTCATTTGCGGCAATCTATGCTAAAACTGTTGGGGCAAAAGCGATTATTACCGGTGTAAGTGAGACAGATTTTAGTGGATACCCTGATTGCCGGGATGAGTTTATTCGTTCATTGAATACGACTTTGAATTTAGCAATGGACTATCCATTTGATTTGATCACTCCTTTAATGTGGAAAGACAAAGCAGAAGTTTGGGCCATGGCCGATCAAATGGGACGGCTGAAATATATTCGAGAGAACACGCTAACTTGCTATAATGGTGTTATTGCAGATGGTTGCAAGGAATGCCCCGCTTGCCAGTTGAGAAATGATGGGTTAGCGAAATACTTACAAGGACAGCACGTCTCATGA
- a CDS encoding DUF1801 domain-containing protein: MYELKTKETDSSVIEFIENIDQLRKREDAFSLLDIFTETTGYKAKMWGPSIIGFGKYHYKYSSGHEGDAPIVGFSPRKAKISLYVTLENEQREKLLKDFGKHTTGKSCIYINKIADVEIEILKKLIEQSAAFIKEIYPNTEKL; this comes from the coding sequence ATGTACGAATTAAAAACTAAAGAAACCGATAGTAGTGTTATTGAATTTATTGAGAACATTGATCAACTTAGAAAGCGTGAAGATGCTTTTAGTTTACTGGATATCTTCACCGAGACGACGGGGTATAAAGCTAAAATGTGGGGACCGAGTATTATAGGTTTTGGCAAATATCATTACAAATATAGTTCTGGTCATGAAGGGGACGCGCCAATCGTAGGTTTTTCCCCACGAAAAGCTAAAATTAGTTTATATGTAACGCTTGAAAATGAACAGCGAGAGAAACTGTTAAAAGATTTTGGGAAACACACAACAGGTAAATCTTGTATATATATCAACAAAATCGCGGATGTTGAAATAGAGATATTAAAGAAATTAATAGAACAATCTGCGGCTTTTATTAAAGAAATCTATCCAAATACAGAAAAACTATAG
- a CDS encoding DUF7010 family protein has product MTIYEMKNDLSIKGRNGISFILSASVIWLIITIIFMQSLEITQKNIGMLFSTGLMFPLSVGISYILKADWKFKNNALGSLGLYLNLAQILYFPILFWSMLKSPQDAIMIFAIITGAHFFTYGWFYNAKPYYISAPMIAIGIMFLGLYTTADNLWMIPLSMVSVLLLLSFALHMDYRKVVKRT; this is encoded by the coding sequence TTGACGATATATGAGATGAAAAATGATTTATCGATTAAAGGGAGAAATGGGATCTCATTTATCCTATCTGCTAGTGTGATTTGGTTGATTATTACCATTATATTTATGCAGTCATTAGAAATAACGCAGAAAAATATAGGAATGCTTTTTTCGACAGGTTTAATGTTCCCTCTCTCAGTTGGTATTTCATATATACTAAAGGCCGATTGGAAATTTAAAAATAACGCCTTAGGTAGTCTAGGGTTATATTTGAATCTAGCACAGATTCTCTATTTTCCGATACTTTTTTGGAGTATGTTAAAAAGTCCACAGGATGCAATTATGATATTTGCTATTATTACAGGGGCGCACTTTTTTACGTACGGATGGTTTTATAATGCAAAACCTTATTATATATCGGCTCCGATGATTGCGATCGGCATAATGTTTTTAGGCCTTTATACAACGGCAGACAATCTATGGATGATTCCTCTCTCAATGGTAAGTGTATTATTGCTATTAAGCTTTGCACTCCATATGGATTATAGAAAGGTAGTAAAGCGAACATAA
- a CDS encoding aspartyl-phosphate phosphatase Spo0E family protein, which translates to MIKTIERNLLLFRIEVKRIIMYKKAEFLGIAHPSVVKSSQRLDSLLNRVQGIYS; encoded by the coding sequence ATGATTAAAACTATTGAAAGAAACTTACTATTGTTTAGAATTGAAGTAAAAAGAATTATCATGTATAAGAAAGCTGAATTCTTAGGAATCGCACATCCGAGCGTTGTAAAAAGCAGCCAACGACTAGATAGCTTATTGAACAGAGTACAAGGAATTTATTCTTAA
- a CDS encoding AAA family ATPase, which translates to MKSSFLIPLQSAQYEKLTHYQYYGVVIEAILDALQQRSPADWKIIQVDEFSSYTETMLPELIHRKQLPYESLSHIYATLPTQKIQQDVSTDAFSLQGAETIDNQLLFFPEHQIAIANISYYVATGSTWSEHTVFAPSASHVKDFIEVLNQLQRDAMKTNITYLVDTEEGMEKKTYGAGAQIERSDVLLDESLKNDLFRSIDEFFRDGGAFFKEYGLPYKRGILLYGSPGNGKTTLVRSITGTTDAPVVYWQITEFTGSHSVQEVFNTVERLAPAILVIEDIDSMPEHMRSTFLNILDGVHVRDGLFIIGTTNYPERIDPALINRAGRFDSTYEIKSPTLEVRRLYMEKLDRKKILSLEQVEEIAKQTKGLSVSQLNELYMSIALTYHYEANIQYEERIRQLQKQHRQTTRHDWETDSTIGY; encoded by the coding sequence ATGAAATCATCTTTTTTAATTCCACTACAGTCCGCACAATACGAGAAGCTGACACATTATCAATATTATGGCGTCGTCATTGAAGCGATTCTAGACGCACTTCAACAACGTTCACCGGCTGATTGGAAAATTATCCAAGTGGATGAGTTTTCCTCTTATACAGAAACCATGCTTCCTGAGTTGATTCATCGTAAACAATTGCCTTACGAATCACTTAGTCATATTTACGCCACATTGCCGACACAAAAAATTCAACAAGACGTATCAACTGATGCTTTTTCCTTACAAGGTGCTGAAACAATCGACAATCAGTTGCTATTCTTTCCTGAACATCAAATTGCCATCGCCAACATTAGCTATTATGTCGCAACCGGCTCTACTTGGTCAGAACATACTGTATTCGCGCCATCGGCCAGTCACGTCAAAGATTTCATCGAAGTGCTCAATCAACTTCAACGAGACGCGATGAAAACGAATATTACGTACTTAGTGGATACCGAAGAAGGCATGGAAAAAAAGACGTATGGCGCCGGCGCACAAATTGAGCGCAGTGACGTTCTGCTGGATGAAAGTTTGAAGAATGATCTATTTCGTTCTATCGATGAATTCTTCCGAGATGGCGGGGCTTTCTTTAAAGAATACGGACTACCATATAAAAGAGGAATCTTGCTGTATGGATCTCCTGGTAACGGTAAAACGACACTCGTACGTTCCATTACCGGAACAACTGACGCACCTGTTGTCTATTGGCAAATCACGGAATTCACAGGGAGTCATTCCGTACAAGAAGTGTTCAATACAGTCGAACGGCTCGCACCCGCCATCCTTGTAATCGAAGACATCGACTCCATGCCGGAACATATGAGAAGCACATTTCTAAACATCCTAGATGGCGTACATGTCCGTGATGGTTTATTCATCATCGGGACGACTAATTACCCTGAACGCATCGACCCTGCCCTCATCAACCGCGCAGGCCGCTTTGACAGCACATATGAAATCAAGTCTCCGACACTGGAAGTCCGTAGGTTATACATGGAAAAACTGGATCGCAAAAAGATACTTTCTCTAGAACAAGTGGAGGAAATAGCCAAGCAGACAAAAGGCCTTTCTGTATCACAGTTGAATGAATTATATATGTCAATTGCGCTCACCTACCATTATGAGGCGAATATTCAATATGAAGAACGAATCCGTCAGTTGCAGAAGCAACATAGACAAACTACTCGACATGACTGGGAAACCGATTCAACAATTGGTTATTAA
- a CDS encoding rhodanese-like domain-containing protein — protein sequence MKGEVFLSYYILGAAVLAVILYFVITYIRVGKALTTLTQEEFIKGYRKAQLIDVREPKDFDAGHILGARNIPFTQFSQRYKEIRPDKPVYLYDQNTSRTGRAALFLKKKGCTEIYQLRGGFKKWSGKIKTK from the coding sequence ATGAAGGGGGAAGTTTTTTTGAGTTATTATATTTTAGGAGCAGCTGTGCTCGCGGTCATTTTGTATTTCGTCATCACATACATACGTGTCGGAAAAGCATTGACTACATTAACGCAAGAAGAGTTTATTAAAGGATATCGCAAAGCACAATTGATCGACGTGCGCGAACCAAAAGATTTCGATGCTGGACATATTTTAGGTGCGCGTAATATTCCATTTACACAGTTCTCACAGCGCTATAAGGAAATCCGCCCCGACAAACCCGTTTATCTTTATGACCAAAACACAAGCCGTACAGGCCGTGCTGCGTTATTCTTGAAGAAAAAAGGTTGTACAGAAATCTACCAGCTACGCGGTGGATTTAAAAAGTGGTCAGGTAAAATCAAAACAAAATAA
- a CDS encoding lipoate--protein ligase family protein — protein sequence MTKAVWHYVDSGKCSPSFNMALDEALLDLHSRGEIGPVLRFYEWEPATLSIGYFQRIEKDIDMEKVKELGLGFVRRPTGGRGVLHEHELTYSVIVSEQYPDMPETVTEAYRVISGGLLQGFRNLGLQAEFSIPDQDVTEQLRSPKSGVCFDAPSWYELVVEGKKVAGSAQTRQKGVILQHGAILMSLDVDKLTSIFTYSSPALKERVRKTLPDRAIAIDRLTDREISVEECKQAFSKGFETSLDISLEPLELTHEQLALVRQIEKDKYANDDWNFKK from the coding sequence ATGACAAAAGCCGTATGGCATTATGTAGACTCTGGGAAATGTAGTCCTTCCTTCAATATGGCGCTCGATGAAGCGCTTCTTGACTTACATAGCCGAGGAGAAATCGGGCCAGTTCTACGTTTTTATGAGTGGGAACCCGCTACATTATCTATCGGGTACTTCCAACGTATTGAAAAAGATATCGATATGGAAAAAGTAAAAGAACTAGGGCTCGGATTTGTCCGAAGACCAACAGGTGGCCGCGGTGTCTTGCATGAACATGAGCTTACATACAGTGTCATTGTGAGCGAGCAGTATCCCGATATGCCGGAAACAGTAACCGAAGCATACCGTGTGATTTCTGGTGGATTGCTGCAAGGCTTCCGTAATCTCGGACTTCAGGCAGAGTTCTCGATTCCAGATCAAGACGTTACGGAGCAATTGCGTAGCCCAAAGAGCGGTGTTTGTTTTGATGCACCGAGCTGGTATGAACTCGTTGTCGAAGGTAAAAAGGTTGCGGGTAGTGCACAAACGCGTCAAAAAGGCGTGATTTTGCAACATGGAGCAATTTTGATGAGCTTAGATGTCGATAAATTGACGTCTATTTTCACGTATTCATCACCCGCATTGAAAGAACGTGTACGTAAAACATTACCAGACCGTGCAATTGCGATTGACCGATTGACGGACCGAGAGATTTCAGTGGAGGAATGCAAACAAGCCTTTTCTAAAGGGTTTGAAACGTCGCTCGATATTTCATTGGAACCTCTAGAATTAACGCATGAACAGCTCGCTTTAGTCCGCCAAATCGAGAAAGATAAATATGCGAATGATGACTGGAATTTTAAAAAATAA